The Vicia villosa cultivar HV-30 ecotype Madison, WI linkage group LG1, Vvil1.0, whole genome shotgun sequence genome includes a region encoding these proteins:
- the LOC131644149 gene encoding transcription factor LRL3-like, producing MAGNCSEGLGDDFFEQILAVPESGVGYGRNNTGMDHVGGVLQLGSNPARGGGIMPLGLNLEQTHHGFLRHQDAAATRFVDNVVDVEANITINNNNNNNNHQHHHLRLHDVNTNTASSSPSSTPGINGIINDRDSMQHMRGLFSTFGQMHTPTHAQPVRPMLPSPTPQPQLHLHHQHQQHFQSQQPNPASVTAMPQPPGIRPRVRARRGQATDPHSIAERLRRERIAERMKALQELVPSINKTDKAVMLDEIVDYVKFLRLQVKVLSMSRLGGAGAVAQLVADVPVSAVEGDDIEGGTNQQAWAKWSNDGTEQQVAKLMEEDVGAAMQLLQSKALCIMPISLASAIFRMPQSDSSSNIKPESNNHT from the exons ATGGCTGGTAATTGTTCGGAGGGATTAGGAGATGATTTTTTTGAACAGATCTTAGCTGTGCCTGAAAGTGGAGTTGGTTATGGGAGGAACAATACAGGCATGGATCATGTTGGAGGTGTGTTGCAACTGGGGTCCAATCCTGCTAGAGGAGGAGGAATAATGCCGTTGGGGTTGAATTTGGAACAAACTCATCATGGGTTTCTCAGACACCAAGATGCTGCTGCAACACGGTTTGTTGACAACGTTGTTGATGTTGAAGCCAACATTAccatcaataacaacaacaataacaacaaccatcAGCACCATCATCTTCGTCTTCATGATGTCAATACCAATACTGCTTCTTCCTCACCCTCTTCTACTCCTGGAATCAACGGAATCATCAAC GATAGGGATTCGATGCAGCACATGAGGGGTTTGTTTTCAACGTTTGGACAAATGCATACTCCAACTCATGCTCAACCTGTACGCCCCATGCTACCATCTCCAACTCCTCAACCACAGCTTCATCTTCACCATCAACACCAACAG CACTTTCAGAGCCAGCAACCAAATCCAGCATCTGTTACTGCCATGCCACAACCACCTGGCATCCGTCCAAGAGTGCGAGCAAGAAGAGGCCAAGCCACGGATCCCCACAGCATCGCTGAGCGG TTGCGTCGTGAAAGAATCGCTGAAAGAATGAAGGCATTACAGGAATTAGTCCCCAGCATCAACAAG ACGGACAAAGCGGTTATGCTCGACGAAATTGTTGATTATGTGAAGTTCCTTAGGCTCCAAGTTAAG GTCTTGAGCATGAGTAGACTTGGTGGAGCTGGTGCAGTTGCTCAACTTGTAGCTGATGTTCCTGTTTCTGCAGTGGAG GGGGACGACATAGAAGGCGGAACCAACCAGCAAGCCTGGGCGAAGTGGTCGAACGATGGAACCGAACAACAAGTGGCTAAACTTATGGAAGAAGATGTTGGTGCAGCCATGCAACTTCTCCAATCAAAAGCACTTTGTATCATGCCCATATCTCTAGCCTCAGCCATTTTTCGTATGCCTCAATCAGactcatcatcaaacatcaagcCTGAATCAAACAACCACACATAG